A region from the Halomarina litorea genome encodes:
- a CDS encoding DUF7555 family protein, whose amino-acid sequence MDDDERGQYAREFGAVERPSRRGRQAVDALGYAVAVTLTVAAVVGVLSLALGAGLNGVKYGLFVVGILLFGVATLKLRPTAPYSDARNLLPTDSGEESGFQAAVQGAIPARYRLSPDERVSDALKLFLASVLVLAVSFVMERVFGVAVPGAS is encoded by the coding sequence ATGGACGACGACGAGCGCGGCCAGTACGCACGCGAGTTCGGGGCGGTCGAGCGGCCCTCCCGGCGCGGGCGACAGGCGGTGGACGCGCTCGGATACGCCGTCGCGGTGACGCTGACCGTCGCCGCCGTCGTCGGCGTCCTCAGCCTCGCGCTCGGCGCGGGGCTCAACGGCGTCAAGTACGGCCTGTTCGTCGTGGGCATCCTGCTGTTCGGCGTGGCGACGCTGAAGCTCCGGCCGACCGCGCCGTACAGCGACGCGCGGAACCTCCTGCCGACCGACAGCGGCGAGGAGTCGGGGTTCCAGGCGGCCGTGCAGGGGGCGATTCCCGCGCGATACCGCCTCTCGCCGGACGAGCGGGTGTCCGACGCACTGAAGCTGTTTCTGGCGAGCGTGCTCGTCCTCGCCGTCTCGTTCGTCATGGAGCGGGTGTTCGGCGTCGCGGTGCCCGGCGCGAGCTAG
- a CDS encoding DUF7529 family protein produces MPETGGDRDYADEIASNADVLKGAWQATIGEMRAMGEELEADGWSVTTVGADHTAPEPPDVGRSGRFGLVYVVPDNYAREVRRAIAAAADVDVDDLDTDEPRELDAFGRYEVFRNESSGNAFQVTALYDDDSKTALLVAGSYELRHAPPLMKAALERGEMYTHIQTLDETPVGSFYHDDWELFFPNARQRLGLVEGETPDED; encoded by the coding sequence ATGCCCGAGACAGGTGGCGACCGCGACTACGCCGACGAGATCGCCAGTAACGCCGACGTGCTGAAGGGCGCGTGGCAGGCGACCATCGGCGAGATGCGGGCGATGGGCGAGGAACTGGAAGCGGACGGCTGGTCGGTGACGACGGTTGGTGCCGACCACACCGCCCCCGAACCGCCAGACGTGGGCCGCTCGGGGCGCTTCGGCCTCGTGTACGTCGTCCCCGACAACTACGCCCGCGAGGTGCGCCGGGCCATCGCCGCGGCGGCGGACGTTGACGTGGACGACCTCGACACCGACGAGCCGCGCGAACTCGACGCGTTCGGCCGGTACGAGGTGTTCCGTAACGAGTCGAGCGGCAACGCCTTTCAGGTGACGGCGCTGTACGACGACGACTCGAAGACGGCGCTGCTGGTCGCCGGGTCGTACGAACTGCGTCACGCCCCGCCGCTGATGAAGGCCGCACTGGAGCGTGGCGAGATGTACACCCACATCCAGACGCTCGACGAGACGCCCGTCGGAAGCTTCTACCACGACGACTGGGAGCTGTTCTTCCCCAACGCACGCCAGCGCCTCGGCCTCGTCGAGGGCGAGACGCCGGACGAGGACTGA